From one Aeropyrum camini SY1 = JCM 12091 genomic stretch:
- a CDS encoding carbohydrate ABC transporter permease: MSGPPRGYFRSLVFLLPALTFITVFVIAPSIATVFLSLYVDGQFSVAKYVEVVSERSPDKALIMITSRPESPPWGALVHNIIWMAIHIPLVTLLGLLLAYLLKYTFGSSVVKTIVFIGMVIPMVVGGLIIRFMFDEHVGVVPLVFNALGVDFLAKTWTNYPQLSLLALILGSVWLWTGFSLTVYSAALGSIPSSFIEAARIDGAGHWHIFWKIVFPLVRPATIIVVVMTMLWDLKIFDIVYVATLGGPGGSSNVLALVMYQYMARALDYEAASAVAVILTLLTLPPGLWLALRLRRGG; the protein is encoded by the coding sequence TTGTCCGGCCCTCCCCGAGGATATTTTAGATCACTCGTTTTTCTCCTACCAGCCCTCACTTTCATAACTGTATTCGTTATCGCCCCTTCCATAGCAACAGTGTTTCTTAGCCTCTACGTTGACGGGCAATTCAGCGTGGCGAAGTATGTGGAGGTTGTTAGCGAGAGGTCTCCCGACAAAGCTCTCATCATGATAACAAGTAGGCCGGAGTCCCCTCCCTGGGGAGCCCTAGTACACAATATAATATGGATGGCCATACACATACCCCTTGTAACTCTACTAGGGCTCCTACTAGCCTACCTTCTCAAATACACCTTCGGCTCCTCGGTCGTTAAGACAATAGTCTTCATAGGAATGGTCATACCCATGGTTGTGGGGGGCCTTATTATAAGGTTCATGTTCGACGAGCATGTTGGAGTGGTCCCCCTGGTCTTTAATGCACTAGGAGTCGATTTCCTTGCTAAAACGTGGACAAACTACCCCCAACTATCCCTCCTGGCTCTGATTCTCGGGTCAGTCTGGCTCTGGACGGGCTTCAGCCTTACAGTCTATTCGGCCGCCCTTGGCTCTATACCCTCCAGCTTTATAGAGGCAGCCAGGATCGATGGGGCTGGCCACTGGCACATATTCTGGAAGATAGTGTTCCCACTGGTCAGACCAGCCACCATCATAGTTGTGGTTATGACTATGCTCTGGGACCTTAAGATATTTGACATAGTATATGTGGCTACTCTAGGCGGGCCCGGGGGCTCCTCAAACGTCCTCGCCCTAGTCATGTACCAGTATATGGCCAGGGCTCTCGACTACGAGGCCGCCTCGGCGGTTGCAGTCATACTAACCCTCCTAACACTCCCGCCCGGCCTCTGGCTAGCACTACGCCTTAGGAGAGGGGGGTGA
- a CDS encoding carbohydrate ABC transporter permease — protein MRFRLQSRRLMRLLRVDIILINIIAWCFALVWLLPFIGVFMVSVRPYGEVIVKGWWNILDATFTMDNYIKAWSYDPYSVSGGYINSLIVALPATIVPVAAASLAAYGFSRFSFPLRSYLFLLIILLMALPQQIVVVPLFLLLKDLRLINTFPGIILVHSAWGMAWITFFMKNFFDILPREVEEAARVDGASDFKIFYNIVLPMSLPGILSASVLQFTWVWSSFFFELIFLIDPEKWVITQRIANMKGTYFVDWGLIAAGSVFAMAVPLAVYMLLQRYYIRGFVGWAVKG, from the coding sequence ATGCGCTTTAGGCTCCAGTCTAGAAGGCTGATGAGGCTCCTCAGGGTGGACATAATCCTCATAAACATCATTGCATGGTGCTTCGCTCTGGTGTGGCTGCTCCCATTCATAGGAGTGTTCATGGTGTCTGTACGGCCCTACGGAGAGGTTATTGTGAAGGGGTGGTGGAACATACTCGACGCCACGTTCACCATGGACAATTATATTAAAGCCTGGTCTTACGACCCGTACTCCGTCTCAGGCGGCTATATAAACTCCCTGATAGTAGCGCTACCTGCAACCATAGTACCCGTGGCCGCGGCGTCGCTAGCCGCCTACGGGTTCTCCAGATTCTCCTTCCCCCTGAGGAGCTACCTCTTCCTACTGATAATACTGCTGATGGCCCTCCCCCAGCAGATTGTAGTTGTACCCCTCTTCCTCCTACTCAAGGACCTCAGGCTAATCAACACCTTTCCAGGCATAATTCTCGTCCACAGCGCCTGGGGTATGGCGTGGATAACGTTCTTTATGAAGAACTTCTTCGACATACTCCCCCGGGAGGTAGAGGAGGCGGCGAGGGTCGACGGGGCCTCGGACTTCAAAATATTCTACAATATAGTGCTCCCCATGAGCCTCCCAGGAATCCTATCGGCATCAGTCCTCCAGTTCACATGGGTCTGGAGCAGCTTCTTCTTCGAGCTCATCTTCCTGATAGACCCTGAGAAGTGGGTCATAACCCAGAGGATAGCTAACATGAAGGGAACCTACTTTGTCGACTGGGGGCTGATAGCCGCTGGCTCCGTCTTCGCGATGGCGGTTCCCCTCGCGGTATACATGCTCCTCCAGAGATACTATATACGGGGGTTCGTCGGATGGGCGGTAAAGGGGTGA
- a CDS encoding ABC transporter ATP-binding protein has translation MGEIVLEGVVKRFGRVVAVDHVDLKIRDGEFFVLLGPSGCGKTTTLRLIAGLEYPDEGRILIDGEDVTYKDPKDRNVAMVFQNYALYPHMTVFDNIAFTLYLRRKEMGLTKDDIRRRVLEVAKLLRIEDLLDRKPGQLSGGQQQRVALARALVRRPKVWLMDEPLSNLDALLRLAMRAELKKLQKDLGITTVYVTHDQAEALSMADRIAVMNKGRVVQVGTPEEVYLRPKHVFVATFIGAPPMNLIECTIDAVGEDLWISCPGFSRRVPDEARKAIESAGVKKVYLGIRPEFISVSKHEAEGSIQGRVYVVEPLGSEYIVNVDIGDGLIVKAKILGPKEKLSPGEKVYLNMDWSKIKIFDYKTGEALA, from the coding sequence ATGGGAGAGATAGTGCTGGAGGGCGTGGTTAAAAGGTTCGGCAGGGTGGTCGCAGTAGACCACGTAGACCTCAAGATAAGGGATGGGGAGTTCTTCGTCCTCCTAGGCCCGAGCGGCTGCGGGAAGACGACGACACTCAGGCTGATAGCGGGGCTCGAGTACCCGGATGAGGGTAGGATACTGATTGACGGTGAGGACGTCACCTATAAGGATCCGAAGGATAGGAACGTGGCCATGGTCTTCCAGAACTACGCCCTCTACCCTCACATGACAGTGTTTGACAACATAGCATTCACCCTATACCTGAGGAGGAAGGAGATGGGGCTGACGAAGGATGATATCAGGAGGAGGGTTCTAGAGGTGGCGAAGCTCCTCAGGATCGAGGATCTCCTAGACAGGAAGCCGGGCCAGCTAAGTGGGGGCCAGCAGCAGAGGGTGGCCCTGGCTAGAGCCCTGGTTAGGAGGCCGAAGGTCTGGCTTATGGATGAGCCCCTCAGCAACCTAGACGCCCTGCTGAGGCTTGCCATGAGGGCGGAGCTGAAGAAGCTTCAGAAGGACCTGGGCATAACCACTGTCTACGTTACACACGACCAGGCTGAGGCGTTAAGCATGGCGGACAGGATTGCCGTTATGAATAAGGGTAGGGTAGTCCAGGTCGGCACGCCGGAGGAGGTCTACCTGAGGCCGAAGCACGTGTTCGTTGCAACATTCATCGGAGCGCCTCCAATGAACCTTATAGAGTGTACCATAGACGCTGTGGGCGAGGACCTCTGGATCTCGTGCCCAGGATTCTCGAGGAGGGTTCCGGATGAGGCCAGGAAGGCTATAGAGTCTGCTGGAGTGAAGAAAGTGTACCTGGGTATAAGGCCCGAGTTTATCTCGGTGTCGAAGCATGAGGCCGAGGGCTCAATACAGGGCAGGGTCTATGTAGTCGAGCCCCTTGGCTCCGAGTATATTGTAAACGTGGACATAGGGGACGGGCTGATCGTCAAGGCTAAGATCCTCGGCCCGAAGGAGAAGCTCTCCCCCGGCGAGAAGGTCTATCTCAACATGGATTGGAGCAAAATCAAGATATTCGACTACAAGACTGGGGAGGCGTTGGCGTGA